The following are from one region of the Arachis duranensis cultivar V14167 chromosome 10, aradu.V14167.gnm2.J7QH, whole genome shotgun sequence genome:
- the LOC107470270 gene encoding uncharacterized protein LOC107470270 translates to MSTDGGRFPFYAVQRGRVPGVYRSWQECEQQVNGYRNSEHRGFRDLVEAMAWLRSAATLPARQPTPPIQTGRRRPLRLLEEAFYSISSSQQVSSGVVPSNSQKCGSGSNPDEQGVVGPDDNVLFGFMVVLPHNGRGLDLVAHDLLCYEERFTRQEVSFTMLDKILFAIDYTILDYNHRIVVHVTAQLNQDKKEEIDRLNERIRKLELENKYRVVRDDLVGVLVGFLVTKILNLDPNGIQFAVGFPQGVIK, encoded by the exons ATGAGTACCGATGGTGGTCGTTTTCCATTCTACGCCGTGCAAAGGGGTCGTGTTCCTGGCGTGTATCGCTCATGGCAAGAGTGTGAGCAACAAGTCAATGGCTACCGAAACAGCGAACACCGTGGGTTCCGTGATTTGGTTGAGGCTATGGCTTGGCTACGCAGCGCGGCAACTCTTCCCGCCCGTCAGCCAACACCACCTATTCAAACGGGGAGAAGAAGACCTTTGAGGTTGTTAGAGGAGGCCTTCTATTCAATCTCTTCATCCCAGCAAGTATCTTCCGGAGTAGTTCCATCGAATAGCCAGAAATGTGGTAGTGGCAGCAACCCTGATGAACAGGGAG TGGTGGGGCCA GATGATAATGTGCTTTTTGGTTTCATGGTGGTTCTCCCCCACAATGGCAGAGGACTAGATCTTGTGGCTCACGATTTGTTGTGCTACGAAGAACGCTTTACTCGTCAAGAAGTTTCATTTACAATGTTGGATAAGATTCTTTTTGCCATCGATTATACTATTCTTGATTACAACCATCGCATTGTTGTACATGTCACGGCGCAGTTGAATCAGGACAAGAAGGAAGAAATTGACCGATTGAACGAGAGAATTCGTAAACTGGAGCTTGAAAACAA GTACCGGGTTGTAAGGGATGATCTTGTTGGTGTTTTGGTTGGATTTTTAGTAACAAAGATACTTAATCTGGATCCTAATGGAATACAGTTTGCCGTTGGGTTCCCTCAAGGTGTAATAAAGTAG